In Struthio camelus isolate bStrCam1 chromosome 4, bStrCam1.hap1, whole genome shotgun sequence, a genomic segment contains:
- the VEGFC gene encoding vascular endothelial growth factor C isoform X2: protein MSGFLVGFLPGKLRITLAHASKDLEEQLRSVSSVDELMTVLYPEYWKMFKCQLRKGGWQHNREHSRFDTRSDDSLKFAAAHYNAEILKSIDTEWRKTQCMPREVCVDVGKEFGATTNTFFKPPCVSIYRCGGCCNSEGLQCMNISTNYISKTLFEITVPLSHGPKPVTVSFANHTSCRCMSKLDVYRQVHSIIRRSLPAAQTQCHVANKTCPKNHIWNNQICRCLAQHDFGFSSHLGDTDASEGFQICGPNKELDEETCQCVCKGGVRPSSCGPHKELDRASCQCMCKNKLLPTSCGPNKEFDEDKCQCVCKKTCPKHQPLNPAKCTCECIESPNKCFLKGKRFHHQTCSCYRPPCTVRTKRCDAGFYFSEEVCRCVPTYWKRPLMN from the exons GCTCATGCAAGCAAAGACCTGGAAGAGCAGCTGCGGTCCGTGTCCAGCGTGGATGAACTCATGACAGTGCTTTACCCAGAATACTGGAAAATGTTCAAATGTCAACTGAGGAAAGGAGGTTGGCAGCACAACAGGGAACACTCCAGGTTTGACACAAGATCAGATGATTCACTGAAATTTGCTGCCGCACACTATAATGCAGAGATCCTGAAAA GTATTGATACTGAATGGAGAAAAACTCAGTGCATGCCACGTGAAGTTTGCGTGGATGTGGGAAAAGAGTTTGGAGCAACTACAAACACCTTCTTTAAACCCCCATGTGTATCCATCTACAGATGTGGAGGTTGCTGCAATAGTGAAGGACTCCAGTGTATGAATATCAGCACAAATTACATCAGCAAAACA ttGTTTGAGATTACAGTGCCACTCTCCCATGGCCCTAAACCTGTAACTGTCAGTTTTGCCAATCACACGTCGTGCCGATGCATGTCAAAGCTGGATGTCTACAGACAAGTTCATTCTATCATAAGACGTTCCTTGCCAGCAGCACAAACTCA GTGCCATGTGGCAAACAAGACCTGTCCAAAAAATCATATCTGGAATAATCAAATTTGCCGATGTTTGGCACAACATGATTTTGGTTTCTCTTCTCACCTTGGAGATACTG ATGCTTCTGAAGGATTCCAGATTTGTGGACCAAACAAAGAGCTGGATGAAGAAACCTGCCAATGTGTCTGCAAAGGAGGCGTGCGGCCCTCAAGCTGTGGACCTCACAAAGAATTAGACAGAGCATCATGTCAGTGCATGTGCAAAAACAAACTTCTCCCTACTTCCTGTGGGCCCAACAAAGAATTTGATGAAGATAAATGCCAGTGTGTATGTAAAAAAACCTGTCCTAAACATCAGCCACTAAATCCTGCAAAATGCACCTGTGAATGTATAGAATCTCCCAATAAAtgcttcttaaaaggaaaaaggttcCATCACCAGACATGCAG ttgttaCAGACCGCCATGTACAGTTCGAACGAAACGCTGCGATGCTggattttatttcagtgaagaagTGTGCCGCTGTGTACCCACATACTGGAAAAGACCACTTATGAATTAG
- the VEGFC gene encoding vascular endothelial growth factor C isoform X3, with protein MFLRFAAYLSKAMAHASKDLEEQLRSVSSVDELMTVLYPEYWKMFKCQLRKGGWQHNREHSRFDTRSDDSLKFAAAHYNAEILKSIDTEWRKTQCMPREVCVDVGKEFGATTNTFFKPPCVSIYRCGGCCNSEGLQCMNISTNYISKTLFEITVPLSHGPKPVTVSFANHTSCRCMSKLDVYRQVHSIIRRSLPAAQTQCHVANKTCPKNHIWNNQICRCLAQHDFGFSSHLGDTDASEGFQICGPNKELDEETCQCVCKGGVRPSSCGPHKELDRASCQCMCKNKLLPTSCGPNKEFDEDKCQCVCKKTCPKHQPLNPAKCTCECIESPNKCFLKGKRFHHQTCSCYRPPCTVRTKRCDAGFYFSEEVCRCVPTYWKRPLMN; from the exons GCTCATGCAAGCAAAGACCTGGAAGAGCAGCTGCGGTCCGTGTCCAGCGTGGATGAACTCATGACAGTGCTTTACCCAGAATACTGGAAAATGTTCAAATGTCAACTGAGGAAAGGAGGTTGGCAGCACAACAGGGAACACTCCAGGTTTGACACAAGATCAGATGATTCACTGAAATTTGCTGCCGCACACTATAATGCAGAGATCCTGAAAA GTATTGATACTGAATGGAGAAAAACTCAGTGCATGCCACGTGAAGTTTGCGTGGATGTGGGAAAAGAGTTTGGAGCAACTACAAACACCTTCTTTAAACCCCCATGTGTATCCATCTACAGATGTGGAGGTTGCTGCAATAGTGAAGGACTCCAGTGTATGAATATCAGCACAAATTACATCAGCAAAACA ttGTTTGAGATTACAGTGCCACTCTCCCATGGCCCTAAACCTGTAACTGTCAGTTTTGCCAATCACACGTCGTGCCGATGCATGTCAAAGCTGGATGTCTACAGACAAGTTCATTCTATCATAAGACGTTCCTTGCCAGCAGCACAAACTCA GTGCCATGTGGCAAACAAGACCTGTCCAAAAAATCATATCTGGAATAATCAAATTTGCCGATGTTTGGCACAACATGATTTTGGTTTCTCTTCTCACCTTGGAGATACTG ATGCTTCTGAAGGATTCCAGATTTGTGGACCAAACAAAGAGCTGGATGAAGAAACCTGCCAATGTGTCTGCAAAGGAGGCGTGCGGCCCTCAAGCTGTGGACCTCACAAAGAATTAGACAGAGCATCATGTCAGTGCATGTGCAAAAACAAACTTCTCCCTACTTCCTGTGGGCCCAACAAAGAATTTGATGAAGATAAATGCCAGTGTGTATGTAAAAAAACCTGTCCTAAACATCAGCCACTAAATCCTGCAAAATGCACCTGTGAATGTATAGAATCTCCCAATAAAtgcttcttaaaaggaaaaaggttcCATCACCAGACATGCAG ttgttaCAGACCGCCATGTACAGTTCGAACGAAACGCTGCGATGCTggattttatttcagtgaagaagTGTGCCGCTGTGTACCCACATACTGGAAAAGACCACTTATGAATTAG
- the VEGFC gene encoding vascular endothelial growth factor C isoform X4, translating into MTVLYPEYWKMFKCQLRKGGWQHNREHSRFDTRSDDSLKFAAAHYNAEILKSIDTEWRKTQCMPREVCVDVGKEFGATTNTFFKPPCVSIYRCGGCCNSEGLQCMNISTNYISKTLFEITVPLSHGPKPVTVSFANHTSCRCMSKLDVYRQVHSIIRRSLPAAQTQCHVANKTCPKNHIWNNQICRCLAQHDFGFSSHLGDTDASEGFQICGPNKELDEETCQCVCKGGVRPSSCGPHKELDRASCQCMCKNKLLPTSCGPNKEFDEDKCQCVCKKTCPKHQPLNPAKCTCECIESPNKCFLKGKRFHHQTCSCYRPPCTVRTKRCDAGFYFSEEVCRCVPTYWKRPLMN; encoded by the exons ATGACAGTGCTTTACCCAGAATACTGGAAAATGTTCAAATGTCAACTGAGGAAAGGAGGTTGGCAGCACAACAGGGAACACTCCAGGTTTGACACAAGATCAGATGATTCACTGAAATTTGCTGCCGCACACTATAATGCAGAGATCCTGAAAA GTATTGATACTGAATGGAGAAAAACTCAGTGCATGCCACGTGAAGTTTGCGTGGATGTGGGAAAAGAGTTTGGAGCAACTACAAACACCTTCTTTAAACCCCCATGTGTATCCATCTACAGATGTGGAGGTTGCTGCAATAGTGAAGGACTCCAGTGTATGAATATCAGCACAAATTACATCAGCAAAACA ttGTTTGAGATTACAGTGCCACTCTCCCATGGCCCTAAACCTGTAACTGTCAGTTTTGCCAATCACACGTCGTGCCGATGCATGTCAAAGCTGGATGTCTACAGACAAGTTCATTCTATCATAAGACGTTCCTTGCCAGCAGCACAAACTCA GTGCCATGTGGCAAACAAGACCTGTCCAAAAAATCATATCTGGAATAATCAAATTTGCCGATGTTTGGCACAACATGATTTTGGTTTCTCTTCTCACCTTGGAGATACTG ATGCTTCTGAAGGATTCCAGATTTGTGGACCAAACAAAGAGCTGGATGAAGAAACCTGCCAATGTGTCTGCAAAGGAGGCGTGCGGCCCTCAAGCTGTGGACCTCACAAAGAATTAGACAGAGCATCATGTCAGTGCATGTGCAAAAACAAACTTCTCCCTACTTCCTGTGGGCCCAACAAAGAATTTGATGAAGATAAATGCCAGTGTGTATGTAAAAAAACCTGTCCTAAACATCAGCCACTAAATCCTGCAAAATGCACCTGTGAATGTATAGAATCTCCCAATAAAtgcttcttaaaaggaaaaaggttcCATCACCAGACATGCAG ttgttaCAGACCGCCATGTACAGTTCGAACGAAACGCTGCGATGCTggattttatttcagtgaagaagTGTGCCGCTGTGTACCCACATACTGGAAAAGACCACTTATGAATTAG